From Aedes albopictus strain Foshan chromosome 1, AalbF5, whole genome shotgun sequence, one genomic window encodes:
- the LOC134289709 gene encoding uncharacterized protein LOC134289709 — MPPVQYSPIKPVNKNNPMVNPEMNLNPGTISDPAGVTNPAVVPNSTGVPNPVEAMNPVVIVVPNPPSRAGESSSGSSFHGFHWQEQVDRGTMTKLNGLFRQRSQVEQKVVRIQFTLRDQRHLSLAQLNVITGKLAAAYEEFSRFHSEIMALIPDDAEDEQEEIYTAFEDRHDAASTVVQEMIIALNRNTPPAVATPHVVIQQQPLKVPIPTFDGTYSSWPKFKAIFQDLMENSADSDAIKLYHLDKALVGAAAGSLDAKIINEGNYEQAWRVLSDRYENQRLIVESHLRGLLNLKKMSSESSKELRCLLDEVTGHVESLRYLKQELTGVSELLVVYLITAALDKATRKAWESTVKSTELPKYTPTVDFLKSRCQVLENFELSQVPASPVLKPKLTQSSLKLPPQKSNAAVCSNPRDTSCDFCSDHHFNYQCSALKQLTTAQRAEKIRSIGLCFNCLRKGHQSKHCPSAKTCRKCSKKHHTLLHADSNLENTQDLQDNVFNPKSVHDMSASAPTSPTLKTSPLVSTICSCSKAALRAAQETKTVLLSTAVVHAIHKNGNPYPCRVLLDSGSQVNFVTETMANLLRLPKTKADVPITGINACRSIAREKVSVTFRSRLTEFQATIECLVTPKVTPFVPSTRLDVSDWDVPDTIQLADPRFHIPDKIDLLIGGELFFDILKHHRIDLGDNLPILCATSLGWIVTGTITAPATPESSVRHSNIAIVENVEVLKHDPSISSSLPTNKIYEDQSVSTHSRNSTDRFDFRHPFKRTVDQLDNRCGPALSGSIMLENRFKHDPSSRDRCFNRLPEHDSCECRHHLDEANSLPLQATCCMPHHAVLFPTCSNRESFDTGVKSQPAIQPLNEVLMLANEDKEDSDFQVMTQQHFDVDHTFLETEPEKNLVNHIVMAHNECREQTWNSASYESSQHTSPEQREKHLPLYDDIVKKMLKVLAKYEDAKDNRFPITNTTTQSSVLSQKAMEQHEYSENQHPSVTLETFSPVGIVAEPSIQHTWKVMPNSEELLDNESQQRWIDLQSAIPQLKPVQVPRSVLFPNAMVYEIQELNGMAVTAYGSILQLHEADVSTELRFQNIKEPKVVYLDGYSVPRTRFIAPNCKKKSPD, encoded by the coding sequence ATGCCACCAGTGCAGTACTCTCCGATCAAGCCTGTCAATAAGAACAATCCCATGGTCAATCCTGAGATGAATCTCAATCCAGGAACCATCTCGGATCCAGCAGGAGTGACAAACCCAGCAGTTGTGCCAAATTCAACGGGAGTTCCGAATCCAGTGGAAGCGATGAATCCTGTGGTGATCGTAGTGCCAAATCCTCCTTCAAGAGCAGGCGAATCAAGCAGTGGATCATCCTTCCATGGATTTCATTGGCAGGAACAAGTGGACCGCGGTACCATGACTAAACTGAACGGACTTTTCCGCCAACGAAGCCAGGTCGAGCAGAAGGTGGTTCGCATCCAGTTCACCTTGCGAGACCAAAGACACCTGAGTCTGGCTCAGCTTAACGTCATTACCGGCAAACTTGCAGCAGCCTACGAAGAATTCAGCAGGTTCCACAGTGAAATCATGGCCCTAATTCCCGACGACGCAGAGGACGAACAAGAAGAGATCTACACTGCTTTCGAGGATCGTCACGATGCTGCATCCACTGTAGTCCAGGAGATGATCATAGCTCTCAACCGCAACACTCCTCCAGCCGTCGCCACACCGCACGTAGTGATCCAGCAGCAACCCCTGAAAGTTCCGATTCCCACATTTGACGGGACTTACTCCAGCTGGCCTAAGTTCAAGGCAATTTTCCAAGACCTAATGGAAAATTCTGCCGACTCTGACGCAATAAAACTGTACCATCTGGACAAGGCCCTAGTTGGAGCTGCTGCTGGCTCCCTCGACGCCAAAATCATCAACGAGGGCAACTACGAGCAAGCTTGGAGAGTGTTAAGCGACCGCTATGAAAATCAGCGGCTCATCGTCGAAAGTCACCTAAGAGGCCTGCTCAACCTGAAGAAGATGTCCAGCGAATCATCCAAGGAGCTGCGCTGTTTGCTCGACGAGGTAACCGGACATGTGGAGAGCCTGCGATATCTCAAGCAAGAACTCACCGGCGTGTCTGAGCTTCTAGTCGTGTACCTCATCACCGCTGCTCTCGACAAGGCTACTCGAAAGGCTTGGGAATCTACAGTTAAAAGCACCGAACTGCCGAAGTACACTCCAACTGTCGATTTTCTGAAGTCTCGCTGCcaagttctggagaatttcgaGTTGTCACAGGTTCCAGCTTCGCCAGTTCTCAAACCGAAGCTCACGCAGTCGTCTCTCAAGCTGCCGCCCCAGAAGAGCAACGCAGCCGTGTGTTCAAATCCAAGAGACACTTCCTGTGATTTTTGCTCCGACCACCACTTCAACTACCAATGCTCGGCATTGAAGCAGTTGACCACAGCTCAAAGAGCAGAGAAGATTCGATCCATCGGTCTTTGCTTCAATTGCCTCCGTAAAGGTCACCAGTCGAAACACTGCCCTTCAGCCAAAACCTGCCGGAAATGTAGCAAGAAGCACCATACCTTGTTGCATGCTGATTCCAACCTAGAAAACACTCAGGACCTCCAAGACAACGTTTTCAATCCGAAGTCAGTACACGACATGAGTGCTTCTGCTCCCACCTCTCCAACTCTGAAGACAAGTCCGTTGGTGTCGACGATCTGTTCATGCAGTAAAGCAGCACTTCGAGCAGCACAGGAAACCAAAACTGTTCTGTTATCCACTGCCGTGGTCCACGCTATTCACAAGAATGGCAATCCGTATCCATGCCGAGTATTGCTGGATAGTGGATCGCAGGTAAACTTCGTAACCGAAACCATGGCCAATCTCCTGAGATTACCAAAAACGAAAGCCGACGTCCCTATCactggaatcaatgcttgtcgaagcATCGCTCGTGAGAAGGTTTCAGTCACTTTCCGCTCCAGGCTCACTGAGTTTCAAGCCactattgaatgcttggtgactcccAAGGTGACACCGTTCGTACCCTCTACAAGGCTGGACGTCAGTGACTGGGATGTACCAGACACCATTCAGCTTGCGGATCCAAGATTCCATATTCCCGACAAGATCGATCTACTCATCGGAGGAGAACTGTTCTTTGACATCCTCAAGCATCACCGCATCGATTTGGGCGACAACCTACCCATTCTTTGTGCTACCAGCCTCGGATGGATAGTGACGGGAACTATCACTGCTCCAGCAACACCTGAGTCGTCAGTTCGTCACTCAAACATTGCAATTGTAGAAAATGTTGAAGTGCTTAAGCATGATCCGTCAATTTCCAGTAGTTTACCAACGAACAAAATCTACGAGGACCAGTCTGTGTCGACGCATTCTCGAAATTCAACAGATCGATTTGACTTTCGACATCCTTTCAAACGGACTGTGGATCAACTTGATAACCGGTGTGGTCCAGCACTTTCAGGATCCATCATGTTGGAGAACCGATTCAAACACGATCCAAGCTCGCGGGACAGATGCTTTAATCGTCTTCCTGAACATGATTCCTGTGAGTGTCGTCATCACCTCGATGAAGCTAACAGCCTACCGCTTCAAGCCACGTGCTGCATGCCCCATCATGCAGTTCTATTCCCAACATGCTCCAATCGAGAATCCTTCGATACAGGTGTGAAGTCGCAGCCTGCTATACAACCCTTGAACGAAGTTTTGATGCTCGCCAACGAAGACAAAGAAGATTCCGATTTCCAGGTTATGACCCAGCAACACTTTGATGTCGATCACACGTTTCTTGAAACTGAACCGGAGAAAAATCTTGTCAACCACATTGTGATGGCACACAATGAATGCCGAGAACAAACATGGAATTCGGCTTCATACGAATCTTCACAGCATACGTCGCCAGAGCAAAGAGAGAAACATCTGCCACTCTACGATGACATCGTGAAGAAAATGCTCAAGGTTCTCGCTAAGTATGAAGATGCCAAGGACAATCGTTTTCCTATCACCAACACAACGACCCAATCGTCAGTCTTATCCCAGAAAGCTATGGAACAGCATGAGTACTCTGAGAATCAGCACCCCTCTGTTACACTCGAAACTTTTTCACCAGTTGGCATAGTGGCTGAGCCCTCAATCCAACACACTTGGAAAGTCATGCCCAATAGTGAAGAGCTACTAGACAACGAATCTCAACAAAGGTGGATAGATCTCCAAAGTGCTATACCTCAGTTGAAGCCTGTCCAAGTACCCAGGAGCGTACTGTTTCCCAATGCGATGGTCTACGAGATACAAGAATTAAATGGCATGGCAGTCACCGCCTACGGATCAATTCTTCAGCTACACGAAGCGGATGTTTCAACCGAGTTACGCTTCCAAAACATCAAGGAGCCCAAGGTTGTTTATCTGGACGGATACTCAGTTCCCCGAACAAGGTTCATCGCTCCTAACTGCAAGAAGAAATCTCCAGACTGA